Proteins encoded in a region of the Bacillus sp. T3 genome:
- a CDS encoding ABC transporter permease yields the protein MMESKQLFKVVGNKGIEAEKISKPSLSFWKDVVHRFRKNKLAMVGVVLLLILIFMAIFGPYMTGYDYATNDLANKNQPPSFDHWFGTDDLGRDVFTRTWEGARISIFIGIAAAIVDLTIGVLWGGIAGYKGGRVDEFMMRTADVLYGIPYLLLVILLMVVLGASVSTMILAMSITGWVNMSRIVRGQVLSLKNQEYVLAARTLGSGTSRIMSKHLIPNSMGPILVTMTLTIPSAIFTEAFLSFLGLGLTPPLASWGTMASDALPALKYYPWRLLFPATFICLTIFAFNVIGDGLRDALDPRLRK from the coding sequence ATGATGGAATCAAAACAGTTATTTAAAGTTGTAGGCAATAAAGGAATTGAAGCGGAGAAAATTTCAAAGCCAAGTCTTTCATTTTGGAAAGATGTCGTACACAGATTTCGGAAAAACAAGCTTGCCATGGTAGGGGTCGTCTTACTCTTGATTCTAATTTTTATGGCAATCTTTGGACCATATATGACAGGTTATGATTATGCAACAAATGATCTAGCCAATAAGAACCAACCTCCATCATTTGATCATTGGTTTGGAACGGATGATTTGGGACGCGACGTATTTACGCGTACTTGGGAAGGTGCTCGAATTTCTATCTTTATTGGAATTGCTGCTGCCATCGTTGACTTAACGATTGGTGTCCTTTGGGGTGGAATTGCAGGCTATAAAGGCGGACGAGTTGACGAATTTATGATGCGTACTGCCGATGTATTATATGGTATTCCTTATTTATTACTTGTAATTTTATTAATGGTTGTCCTTGGAGCAAGTGTAAGCACGATGATATTGGCGATGTCGATAACGGGCTGGGTAAATATGTCCCGGATTGTTCGAGGCCAAGTTCTTTCCTTAAAGAATCAAGAATATGTGTTAGCTGCTCGTACTCTCGGATCAGGTACGTCTAGAATCATGAGCAAACATCTAATTCCAAACTCAATGGGGCCAATTTTAGTTACCATGACATTAACGATTCCATCTGCTATTTTTACTGAAGCTTTCTTGAGTTTTCTAGGATTAGGTTTAACACCACCGTTAGCGAGCTGGGGAACCATGGCATCCGATGCCCTTCCCGCATTGAAGTATTATCCATGGAGATTACTTTTCCCTGCGACGTTTATTTGCTTAACGATTTTTGCATTTAATGTAATTGGCGATGGTTTAAGAGATGCTCTAGACCCACGACTACGTAAATAG
- a CDS encoding ABC transporter permease, protein MVNYIGKRLLYMLLSLWLIITATFFFMRMAPGNPFTSEKRLPPEIEANLNAFYGLNEPWYVQYWEYLVKISKWDFGPSFKYKSQTVNDLINSGFPVSLTLGVEAILIALAIGVLLGVIAALNHNKWPDYSAMVVAVFGISMPSFILATLLQYFLAIKMGIFPVALWETPMHSVLPALALAASPMAYIARLTRSSMLEVLANDYIKTAKSKGLSKGVITMKHTIRNAMLPVVSYMGPLSAGIITGSFVIEQIFGIPGLGSHFVTSIQNRDYTVIMGITSFYSIILLLCILLVDIAYGLIDPRIKLAGGKKGE, encoded by the coding sequence TTGGTTAATTATATAGGAAAGCGGCTTTTATATATGCTGTTATCACTATGGCTTATTATAACAGCTACTTTTTTCTTCATGCGTATGGCACCAGGAAATCCTTTTACATCTGAAAAAAGGCTTCCTCCTGAAATCGAAGCAAATCTTAATGCTTTTTATGGACTAAATGAGCCATGGTATGTTCAGTATTGGGAATACTTGGTGAAAATTTCTAAATGGGATTTCGGCCCATCTTTTAAATATAAAAGTCAAACAGTCAATGATTTAATAAATAGTGGTTTCCCTGTTTCGTTAACATTAGGAGTAGAAGCGATTCTTATTGCTTTAGCAATCGGTGTATTATTAGGGGTTATTGCAGCATTAAACCACAATAAATGGCCCGATTATAGTGCGATGGTTGTAGCAGTATTTGGTATTTCAATGCCCTCATTTATTCTTGCAACTTTATTGCAATATTTCTTGGCGATAAAAATGGGAATATTTCCTGTTGCCTTATGGGAAACACCAATGCACAGTGTGCTGCCAGCCTTGGCTCTTGCTGCTTCGCCGATGGCTTATATCGCCCGTCTTACCCGATCATCGATGCTTGAAGTATTAGCAAATGATTATATAAAAACAGCGAAGTCAAAAGGATTAAGTAAAGGTGTTATCACAATGAAGCATACCATTAGAAATGCAATGCTACCGGTTGTTTCCTATATGGGACCGCTCTCTGCTGGTATTATTACCGGGAGTTTTGTGATTGAGCAAATATTTGGTATACCTGGTCTAGGCTCACATTTTGTTACGAGTATTCAAAATCGAGATTATACCGTAATTATGGGAATTACTTCTTTTTATAGTATTATCCTGCTTTTATGTATTCTTCTCGTAGACATTGCGTATGGACTTATAGACCCTCGCATTAAATTGGCTGGCGGGAAGAAGGGAGAGTAG
- a CDS encoding peptide ABC transporter substrate-binding protein — MKKRLAFLFSLVLFLSMFLTACGGGGGDDKAKDTDGNKKAKQDLRINISTEPPSLNPGLAEDSTSGTVLRQVFEGLTRINLDNQPENAMAEDIKVSDDQKTYTFTIRDDAKWTNGDPVIAKDFEYAWKWALDPANKSAYAYQLYYLKGGQAFNEGTGKVEDVGVKAIDEKTLEVTLTNPTPYFLELTAFYTYLPVNSKIAEANKDWANDAGENYTTNGPFKLASWKHGDNIVLEKNKDYWDADTVKLNSIKMIMVNDTNTEISMFDNGELDWAGSPTGNLPQDALPALKKDGSLHTESIAGIYNYKLNTTAEPFNNVNIRKAFALAINRQELIDNVAQGGQLPAMAIVPPTMFPENEKGYFKDNDVKKAKEYLQKGLEELGYKDVSELPAIGLSFNTDDGHQKIAQAIQDMWKKNLGVEVTLDNSEWKVYIEKVQALDYNIARMGWLGDFNDAINFLELYYSKDGGNNDTGWESKEFQQLLDQSATETDAEKRQDILKEAEKVFMDDMAVIPIYFYTNNWVQDENLKDVAVSGLGDVQFKWAYFK, encoded by the coding sequence ATGAAAAAAAGACTAGCATTCCTTTTCAGCTTAGTATTGTTCCTCAGCATGTTCTTAACTGCTTGTGGCGGTGGCGGTGGCGATGATAAAGCTAAGGACACAGATGGTAACAAAAAAGCAAAACAGGATCTCCGAATTAATATTAGTACTGAACCACCTTCTCTAAACCCAGGTTTGGCTGAAGATTCAACTTCTGGTACGGTTCTTCGTCAAGTATTTGAAGGCTTAACTCGAATTAATTTAGATAATCAGCCGGAAAACGCTATGGCAGAAGATATTAAAGTATCTGATGATCAAAAAACATATACATTTACGATTCGCGATGATGCTAAATGGACAAATGGAGACCCAGTCATTGCAAAAGACTTTGAATATGCTTGGAAATGGGCTCTAGATCCTGCTAACAAATCAGCTTATGCTTATCAGCTTTATTATCTCAAAGGCGGACAAGCTTTTAACGAAGGAACTGGTAAAGTTGAGGATGTAGGAGTAAAAGCAATTGATGAAAAAACATTAGAAGTTACACTTACTAATCCAACTCCATACTTCTTAGAATTAACAGCTTTCTATACGTACCTTCCTGTTAATAGTAAAATTGCTGAAGCGAATAAAGATTGGGCAAATGATGCTGGTGAAAATTACACAACAAATGGACCATTCAAATTAGCTTCTTGGAAACATGGTGACAATATTGTTCTTGAGAAGAATAAAGATTATTGGGATGCTGATACAGTAAAACTAAATAGCATCAAAATGATCATGGTTAACGATACAAATACAGAAATCTCAATGTTTGACAACGGTGAACTTGACTGGGCTGGTTCTCCTACTGGTAATCTTCCTCAAGATGCACTACCTGCTCTAAAGAAAGATGGCTCTCTTCATACAGAATCAATTGCAGGTATTTATAATTACAAATTAAATACTACTGCAGAGCCATTCAATAATGTAAACATCCGTAAAGCTTTTGCTTTAGCAATCAATCGTCAAGAACTTATTGACAATGTTGCACAAGGTGGTCAATTACCAGCGATGGCAATTGTTCCTCCAACGATGTTCCCGGAAAATGAAAAAGGTTATTTTAAAGATAATGATGTGAAAAAAGCAAAAGAATATTTACAAAAAGGTTTAGAAGAGCTTGGTTACAAGGATGTTTCTGAATTACCAGCTATTGGCCTTTCCTTTAACACTGATGATGGACATCAAAAAATTGCCCAAGCTATTCAAGATATGTGGAAGAAAAACTTAGGAGTTGAAGTGACATTAGATAACTCCGAGTGGAAAGTTTATATTGAAAAAGTTCAAGCGCTTGATTACAACATCGCTCGTATGGGTTGGTTAGGTGACTTCAACGATGCAATTAACTTCCTAGAGCTTTACTATTCAAAAGATGGCGGAAATAATGACACCGGTTGGGAAAGTAAAGAATTCCAACAGTTGTTAGATCAATCTGCTACAGAGACGGACGCTGAAAAACGTCAAGATATTTTAAAAGAAGCAGAAAAAGTATTTATGGATGACATGGCTGTTATTCCAATTTACTTCTACACAAATAACTGGGTTCAAGATGAAAACTTAAAGGATGTTGCCGTTTCTGGACTAGGTGATGTTCAATTTAAATGGGCATACTTTAAATAA
- the trpS gene encoding tryptophan--tRNA ligase, with protein sequence MKTIFSGIQPSGTITLGNYIGAMKQFVELQNEYNCYFCIVDQHAITVPQDRLELRKNIRSLAALYIACGIDPEKATLFIQSEVPAHAQAGWMMQCISYIGELERMTQFKDKSAGKDAVSAALLTYPPLMVADILLYSSDLVPVGEDQKQHIELTRDLAERFNNKYNNIFTIPEIRLPQVGARIMSLQEPTKKMSKSDPNTKATITLLDDPKQIEKKIKSAVTDSEGIVKYDKENKPGLSNLLSIYSIFTNRSITEIEEAYEGKGYGDFKADLAQVVVRELEPIQQKYRELMESSELDDILDRGAEKANFVANKMLKKMENAMGLGRKKR encoded by the coding sequence ATGAAAACAATTTTTTCAGGAATCCAACCGAGTGGAACAATTACGCTTGGCAACTATATTGGTGCGATGAAGCAATTCGTTGAGCTCCAAAATGAATACAATTGTTACTTCTGTATCGTAGACCAACACGCCATAACCGTTCCACAGGATCGATTAGAGCTAAGAAAGAACATTCGAAGCTTAGCTGCTCTATATATTGCATGTGGCATCGATCCCGAGAAAGCAACGCTATTTATCCAATCAGAGGTTCCCGCTCATGCTCAGGCTGGTTGGATGATGCAATGTATCTCCTATATCGGTGAGTTAGAAAGAATGACACAATTTAAGGATAAATCAGCTGGGAAAGACGCGGTATCGGCTGCATTACTTACATACCCACCACTGATGGTCGCAGATATTCTTCTTTATAGCTCTGATCTCGTTCCTGTTGGTGAAGATCAAAAGCAACACATCGAGTTAACAAGAGATTTAGCTGAACGATTTAATAATAAATACAACAACATTTTCACCATTCCAGAAATTCGTTTGCCACAGGTTGGCGCAAGAATCATGTCATTACAAGAGCCAACAAAAAAGATGAGTAAATCGGATCCAAACACGAAAGCAACCATTACATTACTTGATGATCCAAAGCAAATCGAAAAGAAAATCAAGAGCGCTGTAACCGATTCTGAAGGAATTGTAAAATACGATAAAGAGAATAAACCAGGTTTATCGAATCTATTATCGATCTATTCCATTTTTACAAACCGCTCCATTACAGAAATAGAAGAAGCATACGAAGGTAAAGGATATGGTGACTTTAAAGCTGATTTAGCTCAGGTTGTCGTTCGCGAGCTTGAGCCAATCCAACAAAAATATCGTGAATTAATGGAATCGTCCGAGTTAGACGATATCCTAGATCGTGGAGCTGAGAAAGCCAATTTCGTAGCAAATAAAATGCTAAAGAAAATGGAAAATGCAATGGGCCTTGGAAGAAAGAAAAGATAA
- a CDS encoding YjbA family protein, which translates to MLYLHDVWVNWFEGEENGYNICHFHEWRKDDAVELLDQVPLLKIDPVLFHYIENDLADLPQQLLADVYQKAFLRKNHERIQLEHCFVITDGIGILAVDTMGYSIPIRKSRLIPRQEQLVYEMIESHDVIPYSFTKKESNKEFHILSPDPDLMRGLTRKERQLKQLLFMALDHLYSSKNVAEIRYWFTEWKPELYADIQLLEFNEAWEQLYEETKYGWSSKHHKFCENIIKGQPFFEKLWEMEHGPKVN; encoded by the coding sequence ATGTTGTATCTTCATGATGTATGGGTGAACTGGTTTGAAGGGGAAGAAAACGGCTATAATATTTGTCATTTCCATGAGTGGCGCAAGGATGATGCAGTCGAGCTACTTGATCAAGTTCCATTGTTAAAAATTGATCCTGTTCTTTTTCATTACATTGAAAATGACTTGGCTGACCTTCCACAGCAGCTTTTAGCAGATGTATATCAAAAGGCATTTTTACGAAAAAATCATGAGCGAATTCAACTAGAGCATTGTTTTGTGATTACGGATGGTATAGGAATTTTGGCAGTGGATACGATGGGCTATTCCATTCCAATTAGAAAAAGCAGATTGATACCAAGACAAGAGCAATTAGTATATGAAATGATTGAATCCCATGATGTCATTCCATATTCATTCACGAAAAAAGAGAGTAACAAGGAATTTCATATTTTATCGCCAGATCCTGATTTAATGAGAGGATTAACTCGAAAGGAACGCCAATTAAAGCAATTGCTTTTCATGGCGTTGGATCATCTATATTCATCAAAGAATGTTGCAGAAATTAGGTATTGGTTTACTGAGTGGAAGCCGGAGCTTTATGCAGATATTCAACTGCTTGAGTTCAATGAAGCGTGGGAACAGCTTTATGAGGAAACAAAATACGGATGGTCATCAAAACACCATAAATTTTGTGAAAACATCATAAAAGGGCAACCGTTTTTCGAGAAATTATGGGAAATGGAGCATGGTCCAAAAGTAAATTGA
- a CDS encoding DUF2268 domain-containing protein: protein MLLSEKSADIYQAEVKQVRQSEHKKKSKKVPNPLHFYKYLQRFGMYSPSRQSHQIYNELKKKDVWSTVQQSFTKYKQKWNGPDIPIYIFPFSNQSSLFARPSNKKSGVSFHDKLFLFLTPNLNETEIEALLVHEYHHVCRLNHIDKTIEEYTLLDSIILEGLAEAMVEENCGKHCLATWCSQYSDNQLQQYWKKYLKNNLALKKDQPQHEHLLFGGRGVPNMLGYAVGYQIVQTYKKTNYLTDSESFTIDAHDFLYGKFSEGDNATDND, encoded by the coding sequence TTGCTATTATCCGAAAAATCAGCTGACATATACCAAGCCGAAGTTAAACAAGTACGGCAATCTGAGCACAAAAAGAAATCTAAAAAGGTCCCCAATCCACTGCATTTTTACAAGTACCTCCAAAGGTTTGGAATGTACAGCCCGTCACGACAGAGCCATCAAATCTATAATGAACTCAAAAAAAAAGATGTTTGGAGCACAGTGCAACAAAGCTTCACAAAATACAAACAAAAATGGAATGGGCCTGATATTCCGATTTATATATTTCCGTTCTCTAATCAATCAAGTTTATTCGCACGACCTTCAAATAAAAAATCAGGCGTTTCTTTTCATGATAAGCTGTTTTTGTTCTTAACACCTAACCTCAACGAAACAGAAATCGAAGCACTTCTCGTCCATGAGTACCATCATGTTTGTCGATTGAACCATATCGATAAAACCATAGAGGAGTATACATTACTAGATTCAATTATCCTTGAAGGACTTGCGGAAGCTATGGTCGAAGAAAACTGCGGGAAACATTGCTTAGCAACTTGGTGTAGTCAATACTCAGACAATCAACTCCAACAATACTGGAAAAAATACTTAAAAAATAACCTTGCTCTAAAAAAAGATCAACCTCAGCATGAACATTTATTGTTCGGAGGACGTGGTGTTCCAAACATGCTTGGTTATGCAGTAGGGTACCAAATCGTTCAAACATATAAGAAAACAAATTACCTAACAGACAGTGAATCATTCACAATTGATGCACATGACTTCTTATATGGTAAGTTTTCTGAGGGTGATAATGCGACAGACAACGATTAG
- the fabF gene encoding beta-ketoacyl-ACP synthase II gives MEKRRVVVTGVGAVTPLGNDVETTWKNLIAGVSGVGPLTRLNADEYPAKVAAELKDFNIESYIEKKDARKMDRFTHYAIAAATMAVKDAALEINDENAPRVGVWIGSGIGGMETFENQFETFLNRGYKRVSPFFVPMIIPDMAAGQVSIMLGAKGINSCTVTACATGTNSIGDAFKVIQRGDADVMVTGGAEAPITRMSVAGFCANTALSTNPDPQTASRPFDANRDGFVIGEGAGIVILEELEHALARGANIYAEIIGYGATGDAYHVTAPAPGGEGGARAMKQALVDGGLTPEDVDYINAHGTSTGYNDKYETAAIKEVFGEYAYKVAVSSTKSMTGHLLGAAGGIEAIFSVLAIKDGVIPPTMNLETPDPECDLDYVPNQARQKEITTVISNSLGFGGHNATIAFKKYQA, from the coding sequence ATGGAAAAACGAAGGGTTGTCGTCACAGGCGTTGGTGCCGTTACACCACTTGGAAATGACGTAGAAACGACATGGAAAAACCTAATTGCTGGTGTTTCAGGAGTTGGTCCGTTAACAAGATTAAATGCCGATGAGTATCCAGCTAAGGTGGCAGCAGAATTAAAGGATTTTAACATAGAGTCATATATCGAAAAGAAAGATGCAAGAAAAATGGATCGCTTTACCCATTATGCTATTGCTGCTGCAACGATGGCAGTAAAGGATGCTGCACTTGAAATCAATGACGAAAACGCACCACGTGTTGGTGTCTGGATTGGTTCAGGAATCGGAGGAATGGAAACATTCGAAAATCAATTTGAAACGTTCCTAAATCGAGGCTACAAACGCGTCAGTCCATTTTTCGTACCAATGATTATTCCTGACATGGCAGCAGGACAGGTTTCAATCATGCTTGGTGCTAAAGGAATTAATTCCTGTACTGTAACGGCTTGTGCTACTGGAACAAACTCAATTGGTGATGCATTTAAAGTAATTCAGCGCGGTGATGCAGATGTAATGGTAACAGGTGGTGCTGAGGCGCCAATTACAAGAATGTCTGTTGCAGGTTTTTGTGCCAATACTGCCCTTTCTACAAATCCTGATCCACAAACAGCTAGCCGTCCATTCGATGCCAATCGAGATGGCTTCGTTATTGGAGAAGGAGCAGGAATCGTAATCCTAGAAGAGCTTGAGCATGCATTAGCACGTGGAGCTAACATTTACGCTGAAATCATCGGATATGGTGCAACAGGAGATGCGTATCACGTAACCGCTCCAGCACCTGGCGGTGAAGGTGGGGCACGTGCAATGAAGCAGGCATTAGTTGATGGTGGACTTACACCTGAAGACGTTGATTACATCAATGCTCATGGCACGAGCACTGGCTATAATGATAAATACGAAACCGCTGCGATCAAAGAGGTATTCGGTGAGTATGCATACAAGGTAGCAGTGAGTTCAACAAAGTCAATGACTGGACACTTGCTAGGTGCAGCGGGTGGAATTGAAGCAATTTTCTCAGTCCTTGCTATTAAAGATGGTGTGATTCCGCCAACAATGAATTTGGAAACTCCAGATCCAGAATGTGATCTTGATTATGTGCCAAATCAGGCTCGTCAAAAAGAAATTACAACCGTCATCAGCAACTCACTAGGCTTTGGTGGACACAATGCAACAATAGCCTTTAAAAAATATCAAGCATAA
- a CDS encoding beta-ketoacyl-ACP synthase III — protein MNAGIKGIGRYLPERIVTNQELEQKMDTTDEWIRTRTGIEERRIADDSMNTSDMAYEAARNAIDNAGISPEEIDLILVATVTPDQPFPTVSCILQDRLGAKKAAAMDLSAACAGFMYGMVTAKQFIESGTYKHILVVGVEKLSKITDWNDRNTAVLFGDGAGAVVLGPVSEGRGILSFELGADGTGGKHLYQDEFIIMNGREVFKFAVRQMGESAVNVLEKAGLSKSDVDMLIPHQANIRIMEASRQRLELPEEKMSKTVHKYGNTSAASIPISIVEELEAGKIKDDDLIVMVGFGGGLTWGAIALRWGK, from the coding sequence ATGAACGCTGGGATTAAAGGAATAGGTCGGTACTTGCCTGAGAGGATTGTAACGAACCAGGAGCTTGAACAAAAAATGGATACAACAGATGAGTGGATTCGCACAAGGACAGGAATTGAGGAGCGAAGAATCGCTGATGATTCAATGAATACATCAGATATGGCTTACGAAGCGGCACGAAATGCGATCGATAATGCTGGTATTTCGCCAGAGGAAATTGATTTAATTCTCGTTGCAACCGTTACACCTGATCAGCCATTTCCAACAGTTTCCTGTATCCTCCAGGACCGATTAGGGGCAAAAAAAGCCGCAGCTATGGACCTTAGTGCGGCATGTGCTGGATTTATGTACGGAATGGTCACTGCGAAGCAATTTATTGAGAGCGGAACATATAAGCATATATTAGTAGTAGGTGTAGAAAAATTATCGAAAATCACTGATTGGAATGATCGCAACACTGCTGTATTATTTGGAGACGGTGCTGGTGCGGTTGTTCTTGGTCCTGTTTCAGAAGGAAGAGGAATACTTTCATTCGAGCTTGGTGCTGATGGCACAGGTGGAAAACATTTATATCAGGATGAATTTATCATCATGAATGGACGTGAAGTTTTCAAATTTGCCGTTCGTCAAATGGGCGAAAGTGCAGTGAATGTGTTAGAGAAAGCGGGTCTTTCAAAAAGCGATGTAGACATGCTTATCCCACATCAAGCAAACATTCGAATTATGGAAGCATCAAGACAGCGGTTAGAGCTGCCAGAGGAAAAAATGTCCAAAACAGTTCATAAGTATGGGAACACTTCCGCCGCTTCAATTCCTATATCAATTGTAGAAGAGTTAGAAGCAGGGAAGATTAAAGATGATGATTTAATCGTTATGGTTGGCTTTGGTGGAGGTTTAACCTGGGGCGCCATTGCATTACGTTGGGGTAAATAA
- a CDS encoding BMP family ABC transporter substrate-binding protein, translating to MLKHLGIFLLLLFLLAGCGQQEGTGKLSKVGLLVPETVNDQVWGTKGYNGMLKIQSKFNAEVYYREGMNSLELVKQAVKEFDQKGINLVFGHGNEYAAFFNEVADDYPNIHFVSFNGDAERKNTTSLNFDGYAMGFFGGMVAGHMTKTNQVGVIAAYEWQPEVKGFYDGALYENKNVNVSINYVGHWDDDVKAISFLDSMLAKRADIIYPAGDGYNVPVIEKIKENNKYAIGFVSDQSDLGESTVLTSTVQHVDTLYELVAQQYVDGKLKSGNYSYDFQDNVISLGKFSPLVDKPFISKLNGDIQSYKETGKLPNN from the coding sequence ATCTTGAAGCATCTTGGAATATTTCTTTTATTACTCTTCCTGCTAGCTGGATGTGGGCAGCAAGAAGGAACTGGTAAGCTATCAAAGGTAGGATTACTTGTTCCTGAAACAGTAAATGATCAAGTGTGGGGTACAAAGGGTTATAACGGAATGTTAAAGATTCAATCAAAATTTAATGCGGAGGTCTATTATAGAGAAGGGATGAATTCCCTGGAACTTGTTAAGCAAGCTGTGAAGGAATTTGATCAAAAAGGAATTAATTTGGTCTTTGGGCATGGAAATGAGTATGCGGCTTTTTTTAATGAAGTGGCTGATGACTATCCCAATATCCATTTTGTCAGCTTTAACGGGGATGCTGAACGGAAGAATACGACGAGTTTAAATTTTGATGGTTATGCAATGGGTTTTTTTGGCGGGATGGTAGCAGGACATATGACGAAAACTAATCAGGTGGGCGTCATTGCTGCCTATGAGTGGCAGCCGGAGGTGAAGGGTTTCTATGATGGAGCCCTCTATGAAAATAAAAACGTGAACGTATCAATTAACTATGTTGGCCATTGGGACGATGATGTTAAGGCCATTTCATTCTTAGATTCCATGCTTGCCAAAAGAGCAGATATCATTTATCCCGCAGGTGACGGCTATAATGTTCCGGTTATTGAAAAAATAAAAGAAAACAATAAATATGCAATTGGTTTTGTCTCAGATCAATCAGATTTAGGCGAATCTACGGTTTTGACTAGTACGGTGCAGCATGTTGACACGTTATATGAATTGGTCGCACAGCAATATGTTGACGGAAAGCTAAAGTCTGGCAATTACTCGTACGATTTCCAAGATAATGTCATCAGTTTAGGTAAATTTAGTCCACTTGTTGATAAACCTTTTATTTCAAAGTTAAATGGTGATATTCAATCTTATAAAGAAACGGGCAAACTGCCAAACAATTAA
- a CDS encoding hydrolase — MENRNFQLDTEWNVVHYPHQPTGFGILIIGDERNFVDKEQSFWTQNEGRLQLIHHFKKSGYTTFYSNLYGKNWGCDKSVKLAKQLYYYMLRNEILNDKIHILAEGMGALVALKLLKEMKHNIRSIVLLNPIYSLKSQLDHEKEHKFFYKKLVKEIAAAYEVDPKQVEEIVQEVDALPELPSDIPIKVIHILNGARSYKQSGISNQIAARLENVGTIISVCYILPEKVPKLNQYTINFFKKYENIL, encoded by the coding sequence ATGGAGAACCGAAACTTTCAATTGGATACCGAATGGAATGTTGTTCACTATCCCCACCAGCCTACTGGTTTCGGTATCCTAATTATTGGAGATGAGCGAAATTTTGTTGATAAAGAACAAAGCTTTTGGACGCAAAATGAGGGAAGATTGCAGCTCATTCATCATTTTAAAAAATCAGGCTACACCACGTTTTATTCGAACCTCTATGGGAAGAATTGGGGTTGTGATAAATCAGTAAAATTAGCAAAGCAGCTTTATTATTATATGCTTCGCAACGAAATTTTAAATGATAAAATTCATATATTAGCGGAGGGAATGGGGGCGCTGGTTGCGCTGAAGCTTTTAAAAGAAATGAAACATAATATCCGTTCCATCGTGCTACTTAATCCAATATACTCTTTGAAAAGTCAGTTAGATCATGAGAAGGAACATAAGTTTTTTTATAAGAAGCTTGTAAAAGAAATTGCGGCAGCATACGAAGTTGATCCGAAACAGGTGGAAGAGATCGTGCAAGAAGTCGACGCTCTCCCAGAGTTGCCATCGGATATTCCGATCAAGGTCATTCACATTCTAAATGGCGCACGCTCATATAAACAGTCGGGTATTTCCAATCAAATAGCCGCCCGTTTAGAAAATGTTGGGACGATTATTTCAGTGTGCTACATTCTGCCAGAGAAGGTACCGAAGCTAAATCAATACACGATTAATTTCTTTAAAAAGTATGAAAATATTTTATAA
- a CDS encoding YjzD family protein, translating into MKYFWTLFWTFILIQMVVYVGSSMIGTEFDFNTGAILTIPVAVLLYIIPAIIPNDPVEKH; encoded by the coding sequence GTGAAATACTTTTGGACTTTATTCTGGACCTTCATTCTAATCCAAATGGTAGTGTACGTTGGTAGCTCCATGATTGGGACTGAATTTGATTTTAATACAGGAGCCATTTTAACTATTCCTGTAGCTGTTTTACTTTATATTATTCCAGCGATCATTCCAAATGATCCAGTTGAAAAGCATTAA
- a CDS encoding YjzC family protein, with amino-acid sequence MGQNRQFKPGQKAPNNGIYIEIGDTGSTVNNPKRVRLKAGDKFPENSNDDRIWSYQRRP; translated from the coding sequence ATGGGTCAAAATCGACAATTTAAACCGGGCCAAAAAGCTCCAAACAACGGTATATATATTGAAATTGGAGATACTGGCAGTACGGTTAACAACCCAAAGAGAGTAAGATTGAAGGCAGGCGACAAGTTCCCAGAAAACTCTAACGATGATCGGATCTGGTCATACCAAAGAAGACCTTAA